In Helianthus annuus cultivar XRQ/B chromosome 3, HanXRQr2.0-SUNRISE, whole genome shotgun sequence, a single window of DNA contains:
- the LOC110929183 gene encoding zerumbone synthase isoform X1, producing the protein MASMNVVPTSEAATAPRLGCKLACFASGTERHRSRSVRFHIKSGDQDVLSSRKSYIRNHVNNPGPISNSTGKDLDLESGTTPRLAGKVAIITGAAQGIGASTAKLFAKHGAKVIIADIQDDLGQSVCEEIGLENASYVHCDVTVEADVENVVNFATTKYGKLDIMINNAAILGQAKLSILDNDKADFDRVVNVNLAGVFLGMKHAARAMIPAACGSIISIGSVSSAIGGVSPHAYTSTKHAIFGLTKNVAAELGKHGIRVNCVSPYLIPPSVPEEITGLYPDIFANIYSNIKGVALKEEDVAQAILFFGSDESKYISGHNLAVDGGFTTINPGFGLFAPAKSS; encoded by the exons ATGGCAAGCATGAATGTAGTTCCTACTTCTGAAGCTGCAACTGCACCAAG ATTGGGATGTAAACTAGCGTGTTTTGCCAGTGGGACCGAACGCCATAGATCGCGTTCGGTCAGATTTCATATCAAAAGCGGGGACCAGGATGTTCTAAGTAGTAGGAAGTCATATATAAGAAATCATGTGAATAACCCTGGACCAATTTCAAATTCAACCGGAAAAGATCTAGATTTAGAATCTGGGACTACACCAAG ATTGGCAGGTAAGGTAGCAATTATAACAGGCGCGGCTCAAGGAATAGGCGCGTCAACTGCAAAACTATTCGCTAAACATGGGGCGAAAGTTATTATTGCCGATATCCAAGATGATTTGGGTCAATCTGTTTGTGAAGAAATAGGCCTTGAAAATGCATCTTATGTCCACTGTGATGTAACTGTTGAGGCTGATGTAGAAAATGTTGTAAACTTTGCCACAACAAAGTATGGTAAACTAGATATTATGATCAACAATGCCGCTATTCTAGGTCAAGCGAAACTCAGCATTCTTGACAACGACAAAGCTGATTTTGATCGTGTTGTAAACGTGAATCTAGCAGGCGTGTTCCTTGGAATGAAGCACGCTGCTCGTGCCATGATTCCAGCCGCTTGTGGTAGCATTATCTCGATTGGGAGTGTGTCTTCTGCTATCGGCGGTGTTTCCCCACACGCGTATACGAGTACCAAACATGCAATTTTTGGACTCACCAAGAATGTGGCCGCAGAGCTTGGCAAACATGGAATTCGTGTCAATTGTGTATCACCATATCTTATCCCACCGTCGGTCCCAGAAGAGATAACTGGCTTATATCCAGATATATTTGCAAACATATATTCAAACATCAAGGGAGTAGCTCTCAAGGAAGAAGATGTAGCACAAGCCATTCTATTCTTTGGAAGTGATGAGTCCAAGTATATAAGTGGCCATAACTTAGCAGTTGATGGGGGGTTTACCACAATAAATCCTGGGTTTGGCTTGTTTGCACCAGCTAAATCATCTTAA
- the LOC110929183 gene encoding secoisolariciresinol dehydrogenase isoform X2 encodes MASMNVVPTSEAATAPRLAGKVAIITGAAQGIGASTAKLFAKHGAKVIIADIQDDLGQSVCEEIGLENASYVHCDVTVEADVENVVNFATTKYGKLDIMINNAAILGQAKLSILDNDKADFDRVVNVNLAGVFLGMKHAARAMIPAACGSIISIGSVSSAIGGVSPHAYTSTKHAIFGLTKNVAAELGKHGIRVNCVSPYLIPPSVPEEITGLYPDIFANIYSNIKGVALKEEDVAQAILFFGSDESKYISGHNLAVDGGFTTINPGFGLFAPAKSS; translated from the exons ATGGCAAGCATGAATGTAGTTCCTACTTCTGAAGCTGCAACTGCACCAAG ATTGGCAGGTAAGGTAGCAATTATAACAGGCGCGGCTCAAGGAATAGGCGCGTCAACTGCAAAACTATTCGCTAAACATGGGGCGAAAGTTATTATTGCCGATATCCAAGATGATTTGGGTCAATCTGTTTGTGAAGAAATAGGCCTTGAAAATGCATCTTATGTCCACTGTGATGTAACTGTTGAGGCTGATGTAGAAAATGTTGTAAACTTTGCCACAACAAAGTATGGTAAACTAGATATTATGATCAACAATGCCGCTATTCTAGGTCAAGCGAAACTCAGCATTCTTGACAACGACAAAGCTGATTTTGATCGTGTTGTAAACGTGAATCTAGCAGGCGTGTTCCTTGGAATGAAGCACGCTGCTCGTGCCATGATTCCAGCCGCTTGTGGTAGCATTATCTCGATTGGGAGTGTGTCTTCTGCTATCGGCGGTGTTTCCCCACACGCGTATACGAGTACCAAACATGCAATTTTTGGACTCACCAAGAATGTGGCCGCAGAGCTTGGCAAACATGGAATTCGTGTCAATTGTGTATCACCATATCTTATCCCACCGTCGGTCCCAGAAGAGATAACTGGCTTATATCCAGATATATTTGCAAACATATATTCAAACATCAAGGGAGTAGCTCTCAAGGAAGAAGATGTAGCACAAGCCATTCTATTCTTTGGAAGTGATGAGTCCAAGTATATAAGTGGCCATAACTTAGCAGTTGATGGGGGGTTTACCACAATAAATCCTGGGTTTGGCTTGTTTGCACCAGCTAAATCATCTTAA